Below is a genomic region from Flavobacterium ginsengisoli.
CTAATCCTACGATTAAATATTTTTTACTCACGTTTTTTATATTGTTTTTTTGGTGTTCGTGAACCTCCAGTTTCATAATGTCTTCTGCGTTCTCTTCTTTTGGTATTGATGAAAACAGTTTTGTTATCCATTTTATCATTAGGCAAAAATAGGACTAATTATTTTTAACCGCAAAGAGCGCGAAGGATTTACGCTAAGAAATAGTTTCTATCGAGATGTGCAAAGAACACAAAAAGAGTTCTCTCGCAGGTTAGTTGATCATACCGATTTATCTTGATTCCTTATTTCGTGTTGTTAGGCTGAGCGAAGTCGAAGCCTAACAAGAAACTCGACAATCTAAATTCCATACTTTGCGCGGACTTCGACTTCTCTCAGCCTGACAACGATGAAAAAAACTTAGTCTCTCAGCATCTTAGAAACTTAGAATCTTCAAAAAAAAAGCCCCAATCGTAAGATTGAGGCTTTTTGTATTGAGTGAAAAAAATTATTTTTTCTTTCCTTTTGCAGGAGCTTTTGCAGCTTTTGCGGCTTCTTGAGCAGACTTTCATAGCAGCACGAGAAATTCTCACTTGACAAACAACTGTGTTGTCTGGGTGCATAATTTTGTACTCTGGTTTTCCAACTTTAGTAACATATAATTTGTTACCCATTTCAAGTGGAGTGATGTCAGCTTCAACGAAATCAGGAAGATTTGCTGGTAAAGCTTTAACTTTTAATTTACGTTGGTTCAAACGTAAAACACCTCCCGCAAGAACACCTTTAGATGTACCAACGATTTTCACAGGAACTTCCATTGTGATTTCTTTATCATCAAATAATTGGAAGAAGTCAATGTGTAAAATTTTGTCAGTAACTGGGTGAACTTGGATATCTTGCAAAATTGCATTGAATGATTTTCCTTTTCCAAGCTCAATCACAACTGTGTGTGCATTTGGAGTGTAAACCAAGTTTTTGAACGCTGCAGCGTCTGCTGAGAAGTGTACTGCTTGATTTCCTCCGTATAACACGCAAGGAACCGCTCCAGCATTACGTAAGGCTTTAGTTGACACTTTGCCCACGCTTTCTCTTTCTGATCCTTTAATTGTAATCGATTTCATTGTAAAAAAATATAGTTATTAAATAAATATTCTATTTTGTTGTAAGCTTTAAGCAATATGCTTTAGGCTTTTTATGCAAAGTAAATAAGCTTAAGGCCAAAAGCCTACAGCCTACTGCTTTTACATAATGAATTTTCCACTGATGGAATTGTTGTGGTGAACCATCTGCATAACCTCTGCAAATAAAGGCGCGCAACTTACCACTTTTATTTTCTTTGATTCTCTCTTTAACGGAATAGAATCTGTTACGATTAATTCTGTTAGTTTCGAATTTTCAATTTTCTCATACGCACCGCCAGATAAAATAGCGTGTGTACAAATTGCTCTTACACTTAGCGCTCCTTTTTCGATCATTAGGTCGGCAGCTTTCGCTAATGTTCCTCCCGTATCGATCATGTCGTCTACTAAGATTACGTTACGTCCTTTTACTTCACCAATAAGTTCCATAGTGTCGATAACGTTGGTCGCTTTTCTTTGTTTGTAACAGATAACTACATCTGATGCTAAAAACTTAGAATAAGCATATGCTCTTTTTGAACCTCCCATATCTGGAGATGCAATTGTTAGATTTTCTAAATTTAAACTTTCTACGTATGGTAAAAAGATTGTAGATGCAAATAAATGATCTACTGGTTTTTCAAAGAATCCTTGAATTTGGTCTGCATGCAGATCCATTGTCATGATTCTTGTTGCTCCTGCAGCAGTTAATAGGTTTGCTACTAACTTTGCTCCAATCGGAACTCTTGGTTTGTCTTTTCTATCTTGTCTTGCCCAACCAAAATAAGGCATAACTGCTGTAATGTGTCTTGCTGATGCGCGTTTTGCAAGCATCAATCATTAACAACAATTCCATCAGATTATCTGCACTTGGAAAAGTCGAACAAACGATAAATACTCGCAACCCTCTTATTGACTCTTCGTAAGACGGCTGAAATTCTCCGTCACTATACGTTGACATCGTTACTTTTCCTAACGGAATCCCGTAGTCTTTTGCAATTTTTTCTGCAAGATAAACACTTTGTGAACAAGCAAAAATTTTAGCTTCTGGTTCTAGGTGCGACATTGTAATGTGTTGTTTTATTCCGTTACGTTTAAAAAATTCTACTTTATACCTGGATAAAGCGGAAGCGTATAAATGTCTCGGATGTAGTTAGTTGTGTGTGCTTCGTTTTAACGAGCTGCAAATTTATAAAATTTATTGAACACTGAAAGCAAAAATTTAAGTATTTTTAGTAGTTCGTTTAAAATTATTTTTTACATTTGCACCGTGTTAAAGGAATGACGCCATTTATGACTTCATTCTATTGCGTTAAAATAATTGATTTATCATTTATTTTTTCGTCTGCTAAGCCCGGATGGCGGAATTGGTAGACGCGCTGGTCTCAAACACCTGTGGGAAACCGTGCCGGTTCGACTCCGGCTCGGGTACTTTAACGGAAAAGCTGTCATTTTTGACAGCTTTTTCTTTTTTAAGCCTTTCCGAACCCTTGCTATTTCTAGTCAAGACGTTGATTACCTCATTGACTTGAGTGGTTCGACAATCATCATTTCCAAAAAGTAATTTTTGAGTAAAAATCGCACCTGCTACAATTCTTTTTCCATCATAATCTGCATTAAGAAACAACTTATCCAAGTTTGCAAGTAACTCAAGACCTGAATCTACATACGTTTTTATTGAATCCGTCTTAGCACTAAGAATCTCAATTTCATTGTTCACAACGCTTAAATTTCCATTTATGCGTTCTATTATACTTTCAAATCTTTCTGTACTGATATCGTCACTCATAAGCTTATCTTCTGCTTTTTCAATTTGAGCTTTTAATGCTCTCTGAGCCTCCAGCTTAATCTCAAGCTGATTACTTTTATCTCCATTGATTTGAGATTCTGAATCTTTTAAAACATCAACAAACAATTCTTTTATATTTTCATTTATCTGTAAACCACTTAAAATACTTGCGATTTTAAGATGAGCATCATCAACGGAGACCCTTGTTTTGCACTTATTTCTACAATGATAATAAGCATACCTCTTTGTTCTACCTTTAGAATTACTTCCCGTGATTTGACTTCCACAAATCTTACAAGTTAAGAAATCACGCATTGGGAAATCATGGTTTTTATGACTCGGTTTGATTCCGTGCCATCTTTTTCCCTTAAACACATTTTGAACCTTGTTGAACGTTTCCAAATCTATTAAAGCCTCATGTTTACCATCAACTATCATCGCAGATTCCTTTTTAAATTCAGGAACTCTTATTTTACCGATATACACAATGTTTTTAAGAAGTTCGCTAAAAGCACTCTTCTTTAACTCCATTCCGTCTTGTCTTAACTTTTTCCTTATCGTTTCTACAGGCTCTATCCCCATAGCAACTTCTTTGAATGCTCTTTTTACTAAACCAGCATGTTCATTTGGCTTAAGAGTAGATTTTTTCAGTTCATCTCTAAAGTTATCATATCCAAACGGAGCTTTTCCAACAAAATAACCATCTTTCTTCGCTTGATAAGTTCCCGCAATTGTTCTACTAGATATTTTATCCCTCTCAACCTCGCCAGCAGTCAAATAAATAGCCAATACCATTTTATTGTCAGAATTACTCGTGTCTAGGTATTGCTCAGATGCATTTAACTCAACACCTATTGAATCAAACTCTCTTAAAACCGTCAGAGCTTGTTCAACATTCCTTGAAAACCTATCCCATTTAGCAAAAAGAACCTTATGGATTTCTTTCTTGTTGGATTTCACATATGTTTTCAATTTTGACCATTCTGGTCTATTGAAGTTTTTAGCCGAGTGGTCTTCTCTGTAAACTTTGACAATATTATAGCTCCTTGAATCACAGTATCTCTTTAAGGATTCTTCTTGATAATCTAAACTAAAACCTTTTTGAGCTTGCTCATCAGTGCTCACCCTGCAATAAATTATCACATTTACACTACTATTCATAAACTTCTCCATTTAAGTCGGTTGGTAAGTTTAGACAATAAGTCCTTGCTCGTAATTCATTTTCAAAAGACTCGATATCCTCATAATAGCATATATCTGCATAGCTATCCAAAACTGAGTATGTCACAAAATATTCATCTTCGAATGAAATCATTGCCCATTCTACATATTTATCATTAAGTAAACTAATAATTCCAGATTCACACACAATACCTTTTAATTTAATCATTGCTATTTGCTCATGTATTGTCATTCTAAATCTTCTTCGTAATCTTTGTATTCCCATATATTTTTATTTTAAATTATTTTTATTTGATTGGCACACTTCTGCCAATTTATAAAGCACATTTCGGATTAATTCAATTTCTTCATCCGAGTATTTTATTCCTTTTTTATTTAATATTTTTTTACATTGTGTTACACTTAACAATTTGATACTCTGTCGTCATTTTCCAATTTTTTTCTTTGACGGTGGAATTCTTCTTATTGTAGGTCGCTAAAGACCTTTCCTAAACCAGTTTGATTTAGAAATTGTATGTATACGGCATGATTAACACTAATTTGTTGACATACCTTTCCTCTTCAGTTATTTTTACTGAATTTGATTATTTAAAACATGTTTTGATTTTTAGAGCCTGCTGTTCAGCTTTACAACTTGCTCTTATTCCATTCTTTAGCTGTCAGAATGGCGAAAAGATTCTTGCAATAATCTTTTTCCTTTGATTTTGTTTGACAAAGGTATGCGAAAAAAACGGGACTCAAAAATGGGTAAAAACCTACAATTATTGATTTTGTTAAAGTTGCTAACTTAATTGAGTTACAAGGCTCTTAATTGTTTTTAAATAACTAAAAATCAATAAATTAGCATAAATACATAACTAAATTGAGTTATGTATTTTTCCTTTTTTGAAGAATTCGCAAAAAACAATGAAAAATGCATTGAATTTTTGCGAATAATTTTTTAGCTATACGCTTAAATACAGGTTACTTATCTCCTGTTCTCGGATTCCAAGATAGATTTTAGTGGTCGAAACATTCGAATGATTGAATAATTGAGATAGTAACAGCAAAGCTTGGTCACTGTACTTGTTGACCTCCCATACACGTCTACCTAAGGTTTTTCTCATAAAGTGGCTTGAATACTGACCACGCACTTTGTATTTGGCAAAAATATCTTTCAGTTTGCTGTTCACGTATTGTATGCTGAACGGCTTATCTCCAGTGCGGTTGGCGAACATCAAATCGCTTTCGTTAGCTTTGAGTTGAACAAACAGACGACTCAGGATGGTCTGCAACTCTGGGTTGATGGTCACTTTTCTGGTCTTTTTGGTCTTCTTCTCGGTTATCGTGAAGTAATCCTGATTCAAAACCTGATTCCAACGAAGCTGGAGCAGGTCAGAAATTCTCAGACCAATGTAAGAACCTGTTGCAATAAGTAGCGCAAATTTCAGGTCGTTATCACGCTCCAGTTTCAAAACGATGCTCTGCATCTTTTCCCACTCTAAAAAATCACTTGTCGTCTTTTGTCCTTTTAATGCCATAATTCATGATTTTAGTTTCACTTTTCTACCTTAATATGTGTATCTGAAAGCGGTAGATTCTTCATGCTCTGTAAACCGCTGATTTCATTGAGCTTACACGATTACTTTCACTTCTTTTAGAAAGTGAAACAAATGTCCAGGTCTATTTTGGATTGTGCAAGAAAAATCCTGGATTTCCTGGACTCACGGATTTTTGGGTCATTTCAGAGCACAAAAAAACGAGGTCGTTAGCCTCGTTCTTTGGATTGTATCAATTGTGTAAATTCTTCAAGTTCCTTGTCCGTAAAATTTCCCGCTTTGAATGACAGCGGATATCTTATAGCTTGCGTCTTTAGTATCTGTTTTAGTTGGGAAGCTTATTACTATTTTCATGTTCTCTTTTTATCATAAATATCATCGGAAATCAAATTCGGAATTTTTTCTCAGAAATTTTTTGCCATTTTCTCATCAGATTTTTTTTTCTCCATTTTTGTCAGCGCAGTTTACGGACATATCCGAGCTACGGGGAAGCAATGTGTACATTTTGGAGTATTAGGTTAGGAGGTAACTTGGCTCTACTGCCAATGTTTGCAGGAGGTGCGGAGGGTCTGCTTGACGTGAATAAGTCTTTTGGTTCAGATTGTTCCACTTTGCAGGCTTCCCAGCATTTACAGGAGCATCTATAGCTCTATAGGAACATGATACGGCACTTAATGGTACATGAAACAGCTGATAAGGTTTGATTACTCTTTATCTTCTCTCTATCATATATGTTACTTAGTACCTTATAGCATTTTATGAGTATAACATCAGTGATATCAAGGCTTAAGAGCACATAGACCAAAATTTTGTTATGCTCAGTCTGCGCTATTGTTCTAAAGGTTTCGAGCGGAAAATTATTTCTTTCTGTCTCTCTTCTATCATATATGTTACTTATTACTATTATACAACAACACCAGCAATAACAAGGTATTCAGACGTATTTTGACCTTGGCTTTATGCGCAGTTTGCGCTAATCAAAAATGTTGGTCTAAAAAATAACTTCAAATATTTATCAAAATAGTGTTCCAAAACTATTGACTATTCTATGATTTAGAAGTATACTTGATAATAACTGAGAGAAAACTCATTAAATCCTTGGTTGCTGGGAGTTATAGCCCCAGCTTCTCTTACCAAGCTAATCTAAGAGACAATAATCCGTCCAAGTGGCGGAACGAGAATAAGAGAATATCGCAATGACCTCTAAAAATGAAGACTACATCGCTTTTACTGGCGATACAGGAGACTTAGACGTGCTCCTAAACGATTACAAGCTGTCAGAATCAGCACTGCGTTTCCCGAACGTAAATTCTATCCTAATACCAAAGAAAGCTCAGCATAACTTGCGAAAACACTGTAAAGTCATACTTAGAACAGTGGACTCGGATATTGACATTGCAGTTGAGAAATGTCTAGTGTTCCTTTCGAATCTCGCGAGCACCTATTACACGGATTCAAAATGGAAACCGCTTAACGCAATGCTTCTGCACCAGCAGACCAAGAATGCAGACAATACCTATCTATACACCAAGATTATCAAAGTTCTGACCACTGGAACAAGCACAGGAGCGTTTATTGAAGTTGACAAAAGTTATCAGAAAGGTTTTGAATCTAAAAAATTTCGATTGACCGATACTTATCTTAAAGCGGGTCTGATTGAGTATACCATAAAAGATGCAGGAATTATTAGTACACGGAATAAGTTGTACTATCAGCAGTTAAGCAAAGCCATAACAAATCCAATCTGTTACAATCTAATTATGATGTATCAAAAGATTGATTTACCGACCAGCGAAGAATTGCTTGCTATCGGCAGGAAGTTGGTCAAAGAAGGTCGTATTACCAAAA
It encodes:
- a CDS encoding tyrosine-type recombinase/integrase, with the protein product MALKGQKTTSDFLEWEKMQSIVLKLERDNDLKFALLIATGSYIGLRISDLLQLRWNQVLNQDYFTITEKKTKKTRKVTINPELQTILSRLFVQLKANESDLMFANRTGDKPFSIQYVNSKLKDIFAKYKVRGQYSSHFMRKTLGRRVWEVNKYSDQALLLLSQLFNHSNVSTTKIYLGIREQEISNLYLSV